Proteins encoded within one genomic window of Kibdelosporangium phytohabitans:
- a CDS encoding nucleotidyltransferase family protein, producing MAEVAGLVLAAGAGRRYGMPKARVRFRGELFVQRAVRVLTEGGCCPVLAVLGAESEAVRSQAPHLNAVDNPDWQQGMGSSLRVGLKAVNADAVIILPVDTPGIRAEAIARLRQRATPQALLRASYHGEPGHPVLIGREHWEAVYELATGDAGAREYLRKHKPDLIPCEDVADGSDVDSPEHLPPE from the coding sequence ATGGCTGAGGTAGCGGGACTGGTCCTGGCGGCGGGGGCGGGCAGAAGATACGGGATGCCGAAGGCAAGAGTCCGCTTCCGTGGCGAGCTGTTCGTGCAACGAGCGGTCCGAGTACTGACCGAGGGCGGCTGTTGCCCCGTGCTGGCGGTGCTGGGAGCAGAAAGCGAGGCAGTGCGCAGCCAAGCACCGCACCTGAACGCCGTTGACAACCCGGACTGGCAACAGGGAATGGGATCATCACTCCGCGTCGGCCTGAAGGCGGTGAACGCGGACGCGGTGATCATCCTCCCGGTGGACACACCAGGAATACGAGCAGAAGCGATAGCCAGACTCAGACAACGAGCGACACCACAAGCCCTGCTGAGAGCGAGCTACCACGGCGAACCAGGCCACCCGGTCCTGATCGGAAGAGAGCACTGGGAAGCCGTGTACGAACTGGCAACGGGAGACGCGGGAGCCAGGGAGTACCTACGCAAGCACAAACCGGACCTGATCCCCTGCGAGGACGTGGCAGACGGCTCCGATGTAGACAGCCCGGAACACCTGCCGCCAGAGTGA
- a CDS encoding type 1 glutamine amidotransferase domain-containing protein, translated as MTNALTGRRVAVLAADGVEQVELVEPVKAVRAQGATTELLSIDDGSIQAMNHDVETADTFPVDKKVSEASADDYDALILPGGTTNPDKLRTDPAAVAFVKSFVESGKPVGVICHGPWTLVEADVVRGRTLTSWPSVRTDIRNAGGTVVDEEVVVDGNLTSSRNPDDLPAFCREVVTQFAQGRLHAGT; from the coding sequence ATGACCAATGCACTGACAGGCCGCCGGGTCGCCGTACTCGCGGCGGACGGCGTCGAACAAGTCGAACTCGTGGAACCGGTCAAGGCGGTGCGCGCGCAGGGCGCGACGACGGAGCTGCTGTCCATCGACGACGGGTCGATCCAGGCGATGAACCACGACGTGGAGACGGCGGACACGTTCCCGGTGGACAAGAAGGTCTCCGAGGCGTCCGCCGACGACTACGACGCGCTCATCCTGCCCGGTGGCACGACGAACCCGGACAAGCTGCGGACCGACCCCGCCGCTGTGGCTTTCGTCAAGTCTTTCGTGGAGTCCGGCAAGCCGGTCGGGGTGATCTGCCACGGACCGTGGACCCTGGTCGAAGCCGACGTGGTGCGCGGCAGGACGCTGACCTCGTGGCCCAGTGTCCGCACCGACATCCGCAACGCGGGCGGCACCGTGGTGGACGAGGAAGTGGTCGTGGACGGCAACCTCACGTCCAGTCGCAACCCCGACGACCTGCCCGCCTTCTGCCGCGAGGTCGTCACCCAGTTCGCGCAGGGTCGGCTGCACGCCGGCACGTGA
- a CDS encoding DUF6292 family protein, whose translation MIDDLRDYLAAVSAQVGVGLESCCWGSEAPAWAYVALDWRLSGRDVALLWDAGSGWSIATEPDMGRDLDVVARLDGEVSPPPAAVADFVAALRSDASPEATTAA comes from the coding sequence GTGATCGATGACCTCAGGGACTATCTCGCCGCGGTGAGCGCGCAGGTCGGTGTCGGACTGGAATCGTGCTGCTGGGGCTCGGAAGCGCCCGCATGGGCCTATGTGGCGCTGGACTGGCGGTTATCCGGCCGGGACGTCGCCTTGCTGTGGGACGCCGGCAGTGGCTGGTCGATCGCCACCGAGCCGGACATGGGACGTGATCTCGACGTGGTGGCAAGGCTGGACGGCGAGGTGAGCCCCCCGCCCGCCGCAGTGGCCGACTTCGTCGCCGCACTGCGGTCCGATGCGAGTCCTGAGGCCACCACCGCCGCATGA
- a CDS encoding acetate/propionate family kinase: protein MTAVLTVNPGSHSLRLHVVDADTDEILAAATSTDKPDAQSAAKTLRELLGDLDTPPDAVGHRLVHGGPHLRSPTVVDDSALQHARTAAELAPEHVPVTLDILSAACDQLPDIPHVLCPDTAFHASLPDVSTTYPVPESWRRDHGIRRYGFHGLSYAWATSRAAELLNRPAESLNLLLAHLGGGCSVCAVREGSSVDTSMGFTPLDGVPMSTRSGGVDPGMLLWLLDRLTADEVRDGLYHHSGLLGLSGISGDTRQLVRSAEAGDDRARLALDVFTRRVSQALAAMAVTLPRLDALVFTGEIGWDQPEVRQAVCQDLTRIGVPATLPVGNPVTDRVLSSPFAPVLVLAVQPREELQIARETSKALV from the coding sequence ATGACCGCAGTCCTCACTGTCAACCCCGGTTCGCACAGCCTGCGGCTGCACGTGGTCGACGCCGATACCGACGAGATCCTCGCGGCGGCCACCAGTACGGACAAGCCGGATGCCCAGTCCGCGGCCAAGACACTGCGCGAATTGCTCGGTGACTTGGACACCCCTCCCGACGCGGTCGGGCACCGGCTCGTCCACGGTGGACCGCACCTGCGCTCCCCCACCGTGGTGGACGATTCGGCGCTCCAGCACGCACGCACAGCCGCCGAACTGGCGCCCGAGCACGTTCCTGTCACCTTGGACATCCTGTCGGCGGCGTGCGACCAACTGCCGGACATACCGCATGTGCTGTGCCCGGACACCGCCTTCCACGCCTCCCTGCCGGACGTGTCGACCACGTACCCGGTTCCGGAATCCTGGCGACGCGACCACGGCATCCGCCGGTACGGATTCCACGGGTTGTCCTACGCGTGGGCGACGTCCCGCGCGGCGGAACTGCTCAACCGCCCGGCCGAGTCGTTGAACCTCCTGCTGGCGCACCTGGGCGGTGGGTGCTCGGTCTGCGCGGTGCGCGAAGGGTCCAGTGTGGACACGTCGATGGGTTTCACGCCGTTGGACGGCGTGCCGATGAGCACCCGATCGGGTGGTGTGGATCCCGGGATGCTGTTGTGGCTGCTCGACCGCCTGACCGCCGACGAGGTGCGCGACGGCCTGTACCACCACTCCGGACTGCTCGGCCTGTCCGGGATTTCCGGCGACACAAGGCAACTCGTGCGTTCCGCCGAGGCAGGCGACGACCGGGCCCGGCTCGCGCTCGACGTCTTCACCCGGCGGGTCAGCCAGGCGCTCGCCGCGATGGCCGTGACGCTGCCGCGGCTGGACGCGCTGGTGTTCACCGGGGAGATCGGCTGGGACCAACCGGAAGTGCGCCAGGCCGTCTGCCAGGACCTCACCAGGATCGGCGTCCCGGCCACCCTGCCGGTCGGCAACCCGGTCACCGACCGGGTGCTGTCGTCGCCGTTCGCGCCGGTTCTGGTGCTGGCCGTGCAGCCGCGCGAGGAGTTGCAGATCGCACGGGAAACCTCGAAAGCGCTGGTGTGA
- a CDS encoding LCP family protein → MSQPHGPRDGQAGTFRIPGGAPQRGQDHNRQHQGYDRQHQGYDRRPQGGYRQPPPPQDPGQEVPQYGSSGRPPRRKRRVGRILLIILLAIVVLIAATWIYLESSFNRVNALEDYAGRPAAGKGTNWLIVGSDSRAGLDAEDQERLATGDAKGQRTDTMLLLHLPDNNEKPTMVSLLRDSYVDIPGKGKNKLNAAYAFGGPKLLAQTVEKNTNLRLDHYIEIGFGGFASVVDAVGGVNMCLDKPLKDPLAGIDLPAGCQDLDGANALGYVRTRVGPRADLDRVIRQRQFISALMDKVASPGTILNPFRLVPLLADAPDAITLGEGDHLHNLPSLGFAISGASDGSTVSTSVPFSGTRSVPKIGSVIVWDEAKSKALFEALRNDTAVPSNVIVMPGG, encoded by the coding sequence ATGAGTCAGCCGCACGGTCCGAGGGACGGCCAGGCAGGAACCTTCCGCATACCGGGAGGTGCTCCGCAGCGCGGCCAGGACCACAACCGCCAGCACCAGGGCTACGACCGCCAGCACCAGGGCTACGACCGGCGCCCGCAGGGCGGCTACCGCCAGCCCCCGCCGCCCCAGGACCCCGGCCAGGAGGTGCCGCAGTACGGATCCAGCGGACGGCCGCCGCGCCGCAAGCGCCGGGTCGGCCGGATCCTGCTGATCATCCTGCTCGCGATCGTCGTGCTGATCGCGGCGACGTGGATCTACCTCGAGTCGTCGTTCAACCGGGTCAACGCGTTGGAGGACTACGCGGGCCGCCCGGCCGCGGGCAAGGGCACGAACTGGCTGATCGTCGGGTCCGACAGCCGGGCCGGGCTGGACGCCGAGGACCAGGAGCGACTGGCCACAGGAGACGCCAAGGGCCAGCGCACCGACACGATGCTGCTGCTGCACCTGCCTGACAACAACGAGAAGCCCACGATGGTCAGCCTGCTGCGCGACTCCTATGTGGACATCCCGGGCAAGGGCAAGAACAAGCTGAACGCCGCGTACGCGTTCGGCGGCCCGAAGCTGCTGGCGCAGACCGTGGAGAAGAACACCAACCTGCGGCTGGACCACTACATCGAGATCGGCTTCGGCGGGTTCGCCAGCGTCGTCGACGCGGTCGGTGGCGTGAACATGTGCCTGGACAAGCCGCTCAAGGACCCGCTCGCCGGAATCGACCTGCCCGCCGGGTGCCAGGACCTCGACGGTGCCAACGCGCTGGGTTACGTCCGGACGCGAGTCGGGCCGCGTGCCGACCTCGACCGGGTGATCCGGCAGCGCCAGTTCATCTCGGCGCTGATGGACAAGGTCGCCAGCCCCGGCACGATCCTCAACCCGTTCCGGCTGGTGCCGCTGCTGGCCGACGCGCCGGACGCGATCACCCTCGGCGAGGGCGACCACCTGCACAACCTGCCCAGCCTCGGCTTCGCCATCTCGGGTGCCAGCGACGGGTCCACCGTGAGCACGAGCGTGCCGTTCAGCGGCACGCGGAGTGTGCCCAAGATCGGGTCGGTGATCGTGTGGGACGAGGCCAAGTCCAAGGCGCTGTTCGAGGCGCTGCGCAACGACACCGCGGTGCCGTCGAACGTGATCGTGATGCCGGGCGGCTGA
- a CDS encoding NAD(+)/NADH kinase: MIRLIRAIGLVLHPRRDCVPVIETITAWAQARQTDVFGLAEEVVRANGLVKPVTEDELPERADLIVSLGGDGTMLRAFRIGNRIPVLGVNLGRLGFLAEVDVPELGSALNAIDDHRFTVETRSGLCATMGDEDIVAFNDIALVRVPGYGMTEVMLHVEGHPFVEYAADAVVVATPTGSTAYNFAAGGPIVSPRAEGLLVTPAAPHSAFNRALFLSTTEKLALEVAAGSSEVALEADGRLIGRVQPGTMIDLTALPGAARVVRLGRTTFYQRTQRKFRLIGSATSEDFIC, from the coding sequence GTGATCCGTTTGATCCGCGCCATAGGTCTGGTCCTGCACCCCCGCCGGGACTGCGTCCCGGTGATCGAGACAATCACGGCGTGGGCGCAAGCCCGGCAGACCGACGTCTTCGGTCTGGCCGAGGAGGTCGTCCGGGCCAACGGACTGGTGAAGCCGGTGACCGAGGACGAACTGCCCGAGCGGGCGGATCTTATCGTCAGCCTCGGCGGCGACGGCACGATGCTCCGCGCGTTCCGCATCGGCAACCGGATCCCGGTGCTCGGGGTGAACCTCGGGCGGCTCGGTTTCCTCGCCGAAGTCGACGTCCCCGAACTCGGCAGCGCGCTGAACGCGATCGACGACCACCGGTTCACGGTCGAGACGAGATCAGGCTTGTGCGCGACCATGGGCGACGAGGACATCGTCGCGTTCAACGACATCGCGCTGGTCAGGGTGCCCGGCTACGGCATGACCGAGGTGATGCTGCACGTCGAAGGTCACCCGTTCGTGGAGTACGCGGCCGACGCGGTCGTCGTCGCCACCCCCACGGGTTCGACGGCGTACAACTTCGCCGCCGGTGGGCCGATCGTGTCCCCGCGCGCCGAAGGGCTCCTGGTGACACCCGCGGCCCCGCATTCGGCGTTCAACCGCGCGTTGTTCCTGTCCACGACCGAGAAACTCGCGCTGGAAGTCGCGGCCGGCAGCAGCGAGGTCGCGCTGGAGGCGGACGGGCGCCTGATCGGCCGGGTGCAGCCGGGGACGATGATCGACCTGACCGCGCTGCCCGGTGCGGCGCGGGTGGTCCGGCTGGGGCGGACCACGTTCTACCAGCGCACTCAGCGCAAGTTCCGCCTGATCGGCTCGGCGACCAGCGAGGACTTCATCTGCTGA
- a CDS encoding RNA-guided endonuclease InsQ/TnpB family protein, protein MTAVKRAFKYRFHPTAQQERELLRTLGCVRLVYNRALQARTQAWYAEQRRVNYAETSALLTAWKKTEDLAFLNEVSSVPLQQCLRHLQGAFVNFWEKRARYPRFKSRKRGKASAEYTRSAFRWRDGRLWLAKMDQPLAIRWSRPLPEGTRPSTVTVSRDPAGRWHVSILVETSVAHHAPTSAAVGVDAGITSLLTLSSGEKISNPKQERRERAQLATARRRLAKKTVGSGNRAKAYRKLARVHARIADRRRDFLHKLSTRLVRENQTIVIEDLPVSGMPRDGRPARAIPDATWSQFRSQLEYKAAWYGRRVIALDQWFPSSKTCSACGLLLDALPSGAREWTCPGCGVTHDRDVNASRAILAAGLAVAACGGGVRPTRRQPARQSPVKQETQPARVGIPARG, encoded by the coding sequence ATGACGGCGGTGAAGCGGGCGTTCAAGTACCGCTTCCACCCGACTGCGCAGCAGGAGCGGGAGTTGCTGCGCACCCTTGGCTGCGTTCGCCTGGTGTACAACCGGGCGCTGCAGGCCCGCACCCAGGCCTGGTACGCCGAGCAGCGGCGGGTGAACTACGCCGAGACCTCGGCTTTGCTGACGGCATGGAAGAAGACCGAGGACCTCGCGTTCCTCAACGAGGTTTCCTCGGTGCCGTTGCAACAGTGCCTGCGGCACCTGCAAGGCGCCTTCGTCAACTTCTGGGAGAAGCGCGCGAGGTACCCGCGCTTCAAAAGCCGCAAGCGCGGGAAGGCCTCGGCGGAGTACACGCGGTCGGCGTTCCGCTGGCGTGACGGGCGGCTGTGGCTGGCGAAAATGGACCAACCGCTGGCGATCCGCTGGTCCCGGCCGCTTCCGGAGGGGACCAGGCCCAGCACAGTGACGGTGTCCCGCGACCCGGCCGGCCGGTGGCACGTGTCGATCCTGGTCGAGACCAGCGTCGCCCACCACGCCCCCACCAGCGCGGCGGTCGGGGTGGATGCCGGGATCACCTCGCTGCTGACCCTGTCCAGCGGGGAGAAGATCAGCAATCCCAAACAGGAGCGCCGGGAGCGCGCCCAGCTCGCGACGGCCCGGCGGCGCCTGGCGAAGAAGACCGTGGGGTCGGGCAACCGGGCCAAGGCGTATCGGAAGCTCGCCAGGGTCCACGCCCGGATCGCTGACCGACGCCGGGATTTCCTGCACAAGCTCAGCACTCGGCTCGTTCGTGAGAACCAAACGATCGTGATCGAGGACCTGCCCGTGTCCGGCATGCCGCGCGACGGCCGCCCGGCACGGGCGATCCCGGACGCCACGTGGTCGCAGTTCCGCTCCCAGCTGGAGTACAAAGCGGCCTGGTACGGCCGCCGGGTGATCGCCCTCGACCAGTGGTTCCCGTCCAGCAAGACCTGTTCGGCCTGCGGACTGCTGCTCGACGCCCTGCCATCCGGGGCCCGGGAGTGGACCTGCCCCGGATGCGGGGTCACGCATGACCGCGACGTCAACGCGTCGCGGGCGATTCTGGCCGCCGGGCTGGCGGTCGCGGCCTGTGGAGGCGGTGTCAGACCAACCCGGCGGCAGCCGGCGAGGCAGTCGCCTGTGAAGCAGGAAACCCAACCCGCGAGAGTTGGGATTCCCGCCCGTGGCTAG
- a CDS encoding SRPBCC family protein gives MTTIQESIDVRVPVSTAYNQWTQFESFPYFMDGVERVVQVTDTMTHWETNIGGVRREFDAQITEQHPEERVAWRAVDGQKQGGVVTFHRIDAENTRVNVQMDYDPDTFTEKVGAGLGVIDRKVKGDLARFKEFIEKRGEETGAWRGDVDRSPQRGE, from the coding sequence GTGACGACCATCCAGGAATCGATCGACGTACGCGTCCCGGTTTCCACTGCCTACAACCAGTGGACGCAGTTCGAGTCGTTCCCGTACTTCATGGACGGTGTCGAGCGCGTGGTCCAGGTGACCGACACGATGACGCACTGGGAGACCAACATCGGTGGTGTCCGCCGGGAGTTCGACGCGCAGATCACCGAGCAGCACCCCGAGGAACGCGTCGCGTGGCGTGCCGTCGACGGGCAGAAGCAGGGCGGCGTGGTGACGTTCCACCGCATCGACGCGGAGAACACCCGGGTGAACGTGCAGATGGACTACGACCCGGACACGTTCACCGAGAAGGTGGGCGCGGGGCTCGGGGTGATCGACCGCAAGGTCAAGGGCGACCTGGCCCGCTTCAAGGAGTTCATCGAGAAGCGCGGCGAGGAGACCGGCGCGTGGCGCGGTGACGTCGACCGCTCACCGCAACGAGGCGAATAA
- a CDS encoding phosphoketolase family protein, whose translation MTADTATRRYRRACDYLAASMIYLRDNIMLRDPLKPEHIKPRLLGHWGTCPGITYVYAGLNGLVTRTGQRTLLVTGPGHGAPAVHANLWMEGTHALLDSSLSLDENGMTELVKRFSWPGGFPSHLSPHVPGVIHEGGELGYALPTAVGAALDDPELLVACVIGDGEAETGATAAAWHANKFLNSRTDGRVLPILHLNGYKISSPTVYGTMSDEELISYFLGAGWSPTIVDTRTAADPDLDLAEALDQALAVARPMLIVRSPKGWGLPSHDAHGTPLAGTFHAHQVPLEGVTEDPAQLAVLEAWLRSYRPQELFDENGRPFDDLLSLLPPDKLRMGRVPQANGGTVRRELPLPPLAGHRVDAAEPGSNDASANEALAGWLAELFGTTEDRRDFRIFCPDELESNKLGAVLDVTDRAFTWPVNGYAEHVSPDGRVVEVLSEHLCQGFLQGYLLTGRHGLFPCYEAFASIVDSMVNQYAKFLKMSAEVPWRAPVASLNYLLTSEGWRQEHNGYSHQGPGFINNILTRKASVARVYLPPDANTLLHTARHCLAGTGQINLIVAGKQEYPQWLDFDAAEAHCRAGAGVWEWAADDDRPEVVLASAGTVPTVEALAAVSLLRRHTPDLRIRMVNVVDLLSLAPPDRHPHGLASDAFTRCFGTDVPVVFAFHGYPSAVHETLHGRDTPQRFHVHGYHEEGTTTTPFDLLVANSMSRYDLAADAVRRAWDSKDTSAATALIDERDTLLRSARDNSVDPPEITEWRWNP comes from the coding sequence ATGACAGCCGACACAGCCACTCGACGATATCGACGCGCTTGTGACTACCTCGCGGCGAGCATGATCTACCTGCGGGACAACATCATGCTGCGCGATCCGCTCAAACCCGAGCACATCAAGCCACGGCTACTCGGCCATTGGGGAACGTGCCCCGGAATCACGTACGTCTACGCCGGGCTCAACGGCCTGGTCACCAGGACAGGTCAGCGGACGCTGCTGGTGACCGGGCCGGGCCACGGCGCCCCGGCCGTGCACGCCAACCTGTGGATGGAGGGCACGCACGCGCTGCTGGACTCGTCGTTGTCGCTCGACGAGAACGGGATGACCGAGCTGGTCAAGCGGTTCTCGTGGCCCGGTGGCTTCCCCAGCCACCTCTCGCCGCACGTTCCAGGCGTGATCCACGAAGGCGGTGAGCTGGGCTACGCGCTGCCGACCGCGGTCGGCGCGGCACTGGACGACCCGGAACTGCTGGTCGCGTGCGTGATCGGCGACGGCGAGGCCGAGACGGGCGCGACCGCGGCGGCGTGGCACGCCAACAAGTTCCTCAACTCGCGCACCGACGGCCGGGTGTTGCCGATCCTGCACCTGAACGGCTACAAGATCTCCTCACCGACCGTGTACGGCACGATGAGCGACGAGGAGCTGATCTCGTACTTCCTCGGCGCGGGCTGGTCACCGACCATTGTGGACACCCGAACGGCCGCGGATCCCGACCTCGACCTGGCCGAGGCCCTCGACCAGGCGCTCGCCGTGGCCCGCCCGATGCTGATCGTCCGATCGCCGAAGGGTTGGGGCCTGCCGAGCCACGACGCGCACGGCACCCCGTTGGCCGGGACGTTCCACGCGCACCAGGTCCCGCTCGAAGGCGTGACCGAGGACCCGGCCCAACTGGCGGTGCTGGAGGCCTGGCTGCGCTCCTACCGGCCGCAGGAGCTGTTCGACGAGAACGGCCGCCCGTTCGACGACCTGCTCAGCCTGTTACCACCGGACAAGCTGCGGATGGGCCGTGTGCCGCAAGCCAACGGCGGCACTGTGCGACGCGAACTGCCGTTGCCGCCCTTGGCCGGGCACCGCGTGGACGCCGCCGAACCCGGCAGCAACGACGCCAGCGCGAACGAGGCCCTCGCCGGGTGGCTCGCCGAACTGTTCGGCACCACCGAGGACCGCAGGGACTTCCGGATCTTCTGCCCGGACGAGCTGGAATCCAACAAGCTCGGCGCCGTGCTCGACGTCACCGACCGCGCGTTCACGTGGCCGGTCAACGGGTACGCCGAGCACGTCAGCCCGGACGGCCGGGTCGTCGAGGTGCTGTCGGAGCACCTGTGCCAGGGTTTCCTGCAGGGCTACCTGCTCACCGGCAGGCACGGGCTGTTCCCGTGCTACGAGGCGTTCGCCTCCATCGTGGACTCGATGGTCAACCAGTACGCCAAGTTCCTCAAGATGTCGGCCGAGGTGCCGTGGCGTGCCCCGGTCGCGAGCCTGAACTACCTGCTGACCAGCGAGGGCTGGCGGCAGGAGCACAACGGCTACAGCCACCAGGGCCCCGGTTTCATCAACAACATCCTGACCAGGAAGGCGTCGGTGGCCAGGGTCTACCTGCCGCCGGACGCCAACACGCTGCTGCACACCGCGCGGCACTGCCTGGCCGGGACCGGGCAGATCAACCTGATCGTGGCCGGCAAGCAGGAGTACCCGCAGTGGCTGGACTTCGACGCCGCCGAGGCGCACTGCCGGGCAGGCGCCGGGGTCTGGGAGTGGGCCGCCGACGACGACCGGCCGGAGGTCGTCCTGGCGTCCGCCGGGACCGTGCCGACCGTGGAGGCGCTCGCCGCGGTGTCACTGCTGCGGCGGCACACGCCGGATCTGCGGATCCGGATGGTCAACGTCGTCGACCTGCTCTCGCTGGCGCCGCCCGACCGGCACCCGCACGGCCTGGCGTCCGACGCGTTCACCCGTTGTTTCGGCACGGACGTCCCTGTGGTGTTCGCGTTCCACGGCTACCCGTCGGCCGTGCACGAGACCCTGCACGGCCGTGATACGCCCCAACGGTTCCACGTGCACGGTTACCACGAGGAAGGCACCACGACCACCCCGTTCGACTTGTTGGTGGCCAACAGCATGAGCCGGTACGACCTCGCTGCGGACGCTGTGCGGCGCGCGTGGGACAGCAAGGACACGTCCGCCGCCACCGCGTTGATCGACGAACGCGACACCCTTCTGCGGTCGGCACGGGACAACAGCGTCGACCCGCCCGAGATCACTGAATGGCGTTGGAATCCATGA
- a CDS encoding alpha/beta fold hydrolase, whose product MIEHIGISTDQGRFDGLAAGPDDGRGVLLLHGFPQASTEWEHQLATLSAAGYRAVAPDQRGYSPDVRPERPEDYSIEDLAADVIRMADELGWAKFDLVGHDWGGNVAWHTAAEHPDRVRTLAVVSIPHPGAYAHALKTDEDQQQRSSYIPTLQNVRGAEKQLLANDAAALKQLYEGVVPRDHVREYVERLSEPGALVAALNWYRGIKYSGRTDKVKVPTLYVWGTEDVAFGSTAALATEDWVEGPYRFEMFQDIGHWLPEQADEGLSRLLLEHLSQHG is encoded by the coding sequence GTGATCGAGCACATCGGGATCAGCACAGACCAGGGCCGCTTCGACGGGTTGGCGGCGGGCCCGGACGACGGCCGGGGCGTGCTGCTGCTGCACGGGTTCCCCCAGGCGTCGACGGAGTGGGAACACCAGCTGGCGACCCTCTCGGCAGCGGGGTACAGGGCGGTCGCGCCGGACCAGCGCGGCTACTCCCCCGACGTCCGCCCGGAGCGCCCGGAGGACTACAGCATCGAGGACCTCGCAGCCGACGTGATCAGGATGGCGGACGAACTGGGCTGGGCGAAGTTCGACCTGGTGGGCCACGACTGGGGCGGCAACGTCGCCTGGCACACAGCAGCCGAACACCCGGACAGGGTCCGGACGCTGGCGGTGGTGTCGATCCCCCACCCGGGCGCCTACGCCCACGCCCTGAAGACGGACGAGGACCAGCAACAACGCTCCTCCTACATCCCCACGCTCCAGAACGTCCGAGGAGCGGAGAAACAACTGCTGGCCAACGACGCGGCAGCACTCAAGCAGCTCTACGAAGGCGTGGTCCCCCGCGACCACGTCAGGGAATACGTCGAACGCCTCTCGGAACCAGGAGCACTGGTGGCGGCCCTGAACTGGTACAGGGGAATCAAGTACAGCGGGCGAACGGACAAGGTGAAGGTCCCGACCCTCTACGTGTGGGGAACGGAGGACGTGGCCTTCGGCTCGACAGCGGCTCTGGCAACAGAGGACTGGGTGGAAGGCCCGTACCGCTTCGAGATGTTCCAGGACATCGGCCACTGGCTGCCGGAGCAGGCGGACGAGGGACTGAGCCGCCTCCTGCTGGAACACCTGTCCCAGCATGGCTGA
- a CDS encoding STAS domain-containing protein has protein sequence MTKGSTSDDPLRVDRRVQGPAVVLHVAGEIDMSTAPMLAEECDQAIDSSTDRVVVDLTDVTFFGSAGLAVLLDARQRGEQAGVQIRLVAGNRPVLRSIEIAGVQDMLPVYPDLAGALA, from the coding sequence GTGACCAAAGGTTCGACGTCCGACGACCCGTTGCGGGTCGACCGGCGGGTGCAAGGCCCGGCGGTCGTGCTGCACGTGGCCGGCGAGATCGACATGAGCACCGCGCCCATGCTGGCCGAAGAGTGTGATCAGGCGATCGATTCGTCGACCGACCGGGTGGTCGTCGACCTGACCGACGTGACCTTCTTCGGCTCGGCCGGGCTCGCCGTGCTGCTGGACGCCCGCCAGCGCGGCGAGCAGGCAGGCGTCCAGATCAGGCTGGTCGCTGGCAACCGCCCGGTGCTGCGCTCGATCGAGATCGCGGGCGTGCAGGACATGCTCCCGGTCTACCCGGACCTGGCGGGCGCACTGGCCTGA
- a CDS encoding alpha/beta hydrolase — MSGPHLHQLGSGDPRVIALLLHGGREHGEGPMPRYGLAYLRMVPFGRDLARIDGVAVFQLVNRLRGWNAPRLDPVVDARWALDEIRGRFPGVPVVVIGHSMGGRVAFRVADDPAVTAVCALAPWCESSDPVQQLAGRSVFVAHGTLDRVTDPRKTRDYARRAGEVTDRVDLRWVDGETHALLRKPRVWRDLVREFVTGQLAHSREG; from the coding sequence ATGTCCGGCCCTCATCTGCACCAGCTCGGTTCCGGCGATCCACGGGTGATCGCGCTCTTGCTGCACGGTGGTCGTGAGCACGGCGAGGGGCCGATGCCCCGCTACGGGCTGGCTTACCTGCGCATGGTGCCGTTCGGCCGTGATCTCGCGCGGATCGACGGTGTCGCCGTGTTCCAGCTGGTCAACCGGCTCCGCGGGTGGAACGCGCCCCGCCTCGACCCCGTCGTGGACGCGCGGTGGGCTCTTGACGAGATCCGCGGCCGGTTTCCCGGGGTCCCCGTCGTCGTCATCGGTCACTCGATGGGTGGACGTGTGGCGTTCCGTGTTGCCGATGACCCCGCTGTCACCGCTGTGTGCGCGTTGGCGCCGTGGTGTGAATCCAGTGATCCGGTTCAGCAGCTGGCCGGGCGGTCGGTGTTCGTCGCGCACGGCACGCTCGACCGGGTCACCGATCCCCGCAAGACGCGGGATTACGCGCGGCGGGCCGGAGAGGTGACCGATCGGGTGGATCTGCGGTGGGTCGACGGGGAGACGCACGCCCTGCTGCGCAAGCCCAGGGTATGGCGTGACCTGGTACGGGAGTTCGTCACCGGTCAGCTCGCGCACTCACGCGAGGGGTGA